A genomic window from Ananas comosus cultivar F153 linkage group 22, ASM154086v1, whole genome shotgun sequence includes:
- the LOC109727351 gene encoding uncharacterized protein LOC109727351 isoform X2 codes for MRTCLVAITGGSVSNDLYIGCEDVRIGGFETKFSLSKGTVAGILTVDTVADFLPRKGPLRQRRTGIAYISNVAVREADRQKGIAKMLIAEAEARALSWGCRSVALHCDMNNLAAMRLYKGQGYKCIRVPENAKWPQPKTSPGIHFNFMMKLLSSN; via the exons ATGAGGACTTGTCTTGTTGCTATTACTGGTGGTTCAGTTAGCAATGATCTTTATATTGGATGTGAAGATGTCAGAATCGGAGGTTTTGAAACAAAATTCAGTCTTAGCAAAGGAACAGTGGCTGGAATCTTGACAGTGGATACGGTGGCTGATTTTCTTCCTAGAAAAGGGCCACTTCGTCAAAGAAG AACCGGTATAGCATATATATCAAATGTGGCAGTCCGGGAGGCGGATAGACAAAAGGGGATCGCTAAGATGCTCATTGCCGAGGcagaagcacgagctctgagcTGGGGCTGCCGTTCTGTGGCATTGCATTGTGATATGAACAACCTAGCTGCAATGAGATTATACAAAGGTCAGGGCTATAAATGTATTCGTGTGCCagaaaatgcaaaatggccCCAACCCAAGACTTCACCTGGGATCCACTTCAACTTTATGATGAAACTACTCAGCAGTAATTGA
- the LOC109727191 gene encoding CASP-like protein 5A1: MFASRPSVHPVEAPPLTDAAENPAGVRMKDFQGMPGTPGGLALRLSQFLFAVAALCVMASTSDFRSVTAFRYLVAAVVLQSLWSLSLALVDIYALLVKRSLRNPRAVSLFTIGDGITSTLTFAAACASAGITVLIGNDLDICAQNHCASFETATAMAFISWFAVSPSFLMNFWSLATR; encoded by the exons ATGTTCGCGAGTCGGCCGTCGGTGCACCCGGTGGAGGCTCCCCCTCTGACGGATGCGGCGGAGAACCCGGCCGGGGTGAGGATGAAGGATTTCCAAGGCATGCCGGGCACGCCCGGAGGCCTCGCCCTTCGCCTCTCCCAATTCCTCTTCGCTGTTGCCGCGCTCTGCGTCATGGCCTCCACCTCCGATTTCCGCTCCGTCACCGCCTTCCG CTACCTGGTTGCAGCAGTCGTCCTGCAAAGCTTGTGGAGCCTTTCACTAGCCCTTGTGGACATTTATGCGCTTCTTGTGAAACGCAGTTTGCGGAATCCCCGAGCTGTGTCCCTGTTTACCATCGGAGATGGG ATCACATCGACTCTCACCTTCGCAGCTGCATGTGCTTCTGCCGGCATCACGGTGCTGATTGGGAATGATCTCGACATCTGTGCGCAGAATCACTGTGCAAGTTTTGAGACTGCTACCGCCATGGCTTTTATCAGCTGGTTTGCAGTGTCACCGTCCTTTCTTATGAACTTCTGGTCACTGGCTACTAGGTGA
- the LOC109727351 gene encoding uncharacterized protein LOC109727351 isoform X1 — MSVALGFPPASSILTPSAAAAAAAAAPFPHKSSPPPPPPPPPRPRVRSLRRILLSTRRPGNCRASQTANLFPSLCPEVIVRDARLEDCWEVADTHCSSFFPDYTFPVDLVLRIDRFVALLSGFSVPPGCMRTCLVAITGGSVSNDLYIGCEDVRIGGFETKFSLSKGTVAGILTVDTVADFLPRKGPLRQRRTGIAYISNVAVREADRQKGIAKMLIAEAEARALSWGCRSVALHCDMNNLAAMRLYKGQGYKCIRVPENAKWPQPKTSPGIHFNFMMKLLSSN; from the exons ATGAGCGTGGCTTTGGGTTTTCCTCCCGCTTCCTCCATCCTTACCCcttctgctgctgcagctgctgctgctgctgctcctttTCCTCATAAAtcgtcgcctcctcctcctcctcctcctcctcccaggCCGCGGGTTAGATCCCTTCGCCGAATCCTCCTCTCCACGAGACGACCAG GAAATTGCAGGGCCAGTCAGACTGCTAACTTGTTCCCATCATTGTGCCCCGAGGTGATTGTTCGAGATGCACGACTGGAGGACTGTTGGGAAGTAGCTGATACCCACTGTAGCTCATTTTTTCCAGATTACACTTTTCCGGTGGATCTAGTTCTGAGGATTGATCGTTTTGTGGCTTTGCTCTCTGGGTTTTCGGTGCCTCCTGGTTGCATGAGGACTTGTCTTGTTGCTATTACTGGTGGTTCAGTTAGCAATGATCTTTATATTGGATGTGAAGATGTCAGAATCGGAGGTTTTGAAACAAAATTCAGTCTTAGCAAAGGAACAGTGGCTGGAATCTTGACAGTGGATACGGTGGCTGATTTTCTTCCTAGAAAAGGGCCACTTCGTCAAAGAAG AACCGGTATAGCATATATATCAAATGTGGCAGTCCGGGAGGCGGATAGACAAAAGGGGATCGCTAAGATGCTCATTGCCGAGGcagaagcacgagctctgagcTGGGGCTGCCGTTCTGTGGCATTGCATTGTGATATGAACAACCTAGCTGCAATGAGATTATACAAAGGTCAGGGCTATAAATGTATTCGTGTGCCagaaaatgcaaaatggccCCAACCCAAGACTTCACCTGGGATCCACTTCAACTTTATGATGAAACTACTCAGCAGTAATTGA